One Amaranthus tricolor cultivar Red isolate AtriRed21 chromosome 1, ASM2621246v1, whole genome shotgun sequence DNA window includes the following coding sequences:
- the LOC130815508 gene encoding syntaxin-22-like, whose product MSFADLEAGRPLPSLRRQQNQQPQDPSHSVAAGIFKINTAVSSFHRLVNTLGTPKDTLDLRDRLHKTRLHIGQLVKETSAKLKEASETDLRFEVSASKKIADAKLARDFQAVLKEFQKAQRLAAQRETAYSPFVPKDVPSARLGENDEERSSFQRQEQQAQLLESRRQEVVLLDNELLFNEAIIEEREHGIQEIQQQIGEVNEIFKDLAVLVSDQGVMIDDISSNIEGSHAATTQGTSQLLKAAKTQKSSSSLVCLLLVIFGIILLIVIIIVVF is encoded by the exons GCAGATTTGGAGGCGGGTAGACCTTTGCCTTCTCTAAGAAGACAACAAAATCAACAACCTCAAGACCCTTCTCATTCTGTTGCTGCTGGAATTTTCAAGATTAACACCGCTGTTTCCTCCTTCCATCGTCTTGTTAATACTCTTGGAACTCCTAAAGATACGCTTGATCTTCGTGATCGACT CCATAAGACACGATTGCATATAGGGCAGTTGGTTAAGGAAACCTCAGCGAAGCTCAAGGAAGCTAGTGAAACTGATCTACGTTTTGAAGTTAGT GCTAGCAAGAAAATTGCTGATGCCAAACTTGCTAGAGACTTCCAGGCAGTTCTTAAGGAATTCCAAAAGGCACAACGACTTGCAGCACAAAGAGAAACTGCATATTCTCCTTTTGTTCCGAAAGATGTTCCTTCGGCTAG GTTGGGTGAAAACGATGAGGAAAGAAGCTCATTTCAGAGGCAGGAACAGCAGGCCCAGCTTTTGGAGTCTAGAAG ACAGGAGGTAGTGCTTTTGGATAATGAGCTTCTTTTTAATGAAGCTATTATAGAAGAGAGAGAGCATGGCATTCAGGAAATCCAACAGCAGATTGGTGAAGTGAATGAAATATTTAAAGATCTTGCAGTGCTAGTATCTGATCAGGGAGTCATGATTG ATGATATTAGTTCCAACATTGAAGGTTCCCATGCTGCAACAACACAAGGAACTTCTCAACTTCTCAAAGCTGCAAAGACTCAAAAATCTAGTTCTTCATTG GTTTGTTTGCTCTTGGTGATATTTGGGATCATCCTgctcattgtaataataattgttgTGTTTTGA